In a single window of the Terriglobus roseus genome:
- the hemW gene encoding radical SAM family heme chaperone HemW, translating into MGAVDNTLGLYLSVPFCKAKCTFCNFASDAYPPERMAAYVDQVVSEVASSHDFAAKHGLAVPSQVDSIFLGGGTPSLLEPAQMKALFRSLRAGFEVIKSAEITVEAAPGQISDALLDALLASGVNRISLGVQSFVDTESRAVGRSHTGSSCLLELERLRAAGVRDLNVDLIAGLPHQTIASWAQSLQQAINSGVDHVSVYMLEVDEDSRLGRELIGPGVRYGANAAPTESLVADLYAQACEALNGAGLAQYEISNFARPGHASRHNLKYWTRAPYLGFGLDAHSMLLDAVTGGAVRFANADDLDGYMNTADAVDVERVDALEAWEESIFLGLRLIDGVSIPTLQRDYPPAWVDAMVETSRTLADSGLMSVTQDRVALTQAGRIVSSSIFGELLAGEPVAV; encoded by the coding sequence GTGGGCGCTGTCGACAATACGCTGGGGCTGTACCTGTCGGTGCCGTTCTGCAAGGCCAAGTGCACCTTCTGCAACTTTGCATCGGATGCGTACCCGCCCGAGCGGATGGCGGCGTACGTCGATCAGGTTGTCTCAGAGGTCGCCTCTTCGCACGATTTCGCGGCAAAGCACGGACTGGCCGTACCTTCCCAAGTGGATTCGATCTTTCTTGGCGGCGGCACGCCATCCTTGCTGGAACCGGCTCAGATGAAGGCGCTCTTCCGATCTCTGCGTGCCGGCTTTGAAGTCATCAAAAGTGCTGAGATTACTGTCGAAGCCGCGCCCGGCCAGATCTCCGATGCGCTGCTGGACGCGCTGCTTGCGAGCGGCGTGAATCGCATCTCGCTGGGCGTGCAGAGCTTCGTCGATACGGAGTCTCGCGCCGTGGGCCGCTCGCATACCGGATCTTCGTGCCTGTTGGAGCTTGAGCGTCTGCGTGCCGCGGGTGTTCGTGACTTGAACGTGGACCTGATCGCTGGTCTGCCACACCAGACAATAGCGAGCTGGGCGCAGTCGCTGCAGCAGGCCATCAACAGCGGTGTTGACCACGTTTCCGTCTACATGCTTGAGGTGGATGAAGATTCGAGGCTCGGGCGCGAACTGATCGGCCCGGGAGTGCGCTATGGCGCGAACGCCGCGCCGACTGAATCCCTTGTCGCTGATCTCTATGCGCAGGCTTGTGAGGCTTTGAACGGCGCAGGACTGGCACAGTACGAAATCTCAAACTTCGCCCGTCCCGGCCATGCGTCGCGGCACAACCTGAAGTACTGGACACGCGCACCGTATCTTGGCTTTGGGCTTGATGCGCATTCCATGCTGCTGGACGCTGTCACCGGCGGTGCCGTTCGCTTCGCTAACGCAGATGATCTTGATGGCTATATGAATACTGCGGATGCCGTTGATGTCGAGCGTGTTGACGCGCTGGAGGCCTGGGAGGAGAGCATCTTCCTCGGCCTGCGTCTGATCGATGGTGTGTCGATCCCAACACTGCAACGCGACTATCCTCCGGCATGGGTTGATGCGATGGTTGAAACGTCGCGCACCCTTGCCGATTCAGGTTTGATGAGCGTCACGCAGGACCGTGTGGCATTGACCCAGGCGGGTCGCATTGTCTCGTCGAGCATCTTTGGTGAGCTACTCGCCGGAGAACCAGTCGCCGTCTAG